In Candidatus Bipolaricaulota bacterium, the following are encoded in one genomic region:
- a CDS encoding exodeoxyribonuclease V subunit gamma yields the protein MSRDLLSDLNEAQLAAVTFGDGPLLILAGVGTGKTTVITRRIAWLIAEKRAKPAEILGLTFTERAAAEMESRVDTLVPYGYIEARIGTFHSFCERLLRENALLLGLSPDYQVLTEAEQVIFLKEHLFELPLKRYRPLGNPVRHLRAILTLFSRAKDEDVSPEEYADYAEGLRARLEAEANLSAEERELLESEAAEQEELAATYAKYQELMAKKGFVDFGDLIALSLKLLREHPAVLKRYQESFRYILVDEFQDTNYAQFELLKLLAGAERNITVCGDDDQSIYKFRGAAISNILNFQDEYPDAELVVLTENYRSTQQILDAAYRLIQNNNPDRLEVKSGISKRLRAVAGEGTPIVQHHFERLDEECDFVAEEIARRVKEEGRTYSDFAILVRSNAQADPFLHALNLLHIPWHFSGSRGLYDREEIRTLIAFLRVLADPHNDLSYHFLASSALYSVPAEDLALATSYARRKNRSLYEVFRTASKSPTFLDLSPAGREAMGRLADDIAEMLGIAAQSKTGEVLYRYLTERTGLIERLSNSTDPADALRIQNIAHFFRIIERFSQVASYDRVPWFIEYLDALIEAGDNPPVGEAEWDEDAVNVLTIHQAKGLEFPIVFLVGLVSGRFPSAHRRDPIPLPDALVKDILTSADFHRQEERRLFYVGMTRAKEVLYLTSAQDYGGKRPRKPSLFVSEALDLPPMKLKTTKGSPLSAITRHGKGKAESPSLVDRGETIIELSHQKIDDYLTCPLKYRYIHVLKVPIRQHHTVIYGYAIHQAIRLYNMNRLAGRETPLDQLQEAFRKYWQAEGFLTRAHEELRFEEGMEALAEFHAHARSDGAPAHVERRFAFTEGGVKVVGVFDRIDIVDGEGVIIDYKTSQIADEEQANRRTKESRQLAIYALAYEKLFGKLPARVELRFLTPKLIIGRHVPDEKTIARARADIAAAEEGIRAGRFPAAPTYNACTYCPFRSICPGKQED from the coding sequence ATGAGCAGGGACCTTCTTTCCGATCTTAACGAAGCACAGCTCGCCGCGGTCACGTTCGGGGACGGGCCGCTCCTCATCCTCGCTGGTGTGGGGACGGGGAAGACGACAGTGATCACCCGGCGGATCGCATGGCTGATCGCGGAGAAGCGGGCCAAGCCGGCGGAGATCCTCGGGCTGACGTTCACCGAGCGGGCAGCGGCGGAGATGGAGTCACGCGTCGATACCCTCGTCCCGTACGGGTACATCGAAGCGCGGATCGGGACGTTCCATTCGTTCTGCGAGCGGCTCCTGCGGGAGAACGCGCTCTTGTTGGGGCTATCGCCCGACTACCAGGTCCTCACTGAAGCCGAGCAGGTGATCTTCCTCAAGGAGCATCTATTCGAGCTTCCGTTGAAGCGGTACCGTCCGCTGGGAAATCCGGTCCGTCACCTGCGCGCGATCCTCACCCTGTTCTCCCGTGCCAAGGACGAGGACGTCTCTCCGGAGGAATACGCGGATTATGCGGAGGGACTGCGGGCCCGGCTCGAGGCCGAAGCGAATCTCTCTGCCGAGGAGCGGGAGCTGCTTGAGTCCGAGGCGGCGGAGCAGGAGGAGCTGGCAGCGACCTACGCCAAGTACCAGGAGCTCATGGCAAAGAAGGGGTTCGTCGACTTTGGCGATCTGATCGCCCTCTCGCTCAAGCTCCTTCGCGAGCATCCGGCGGTGCTGAAACGCTACCAGGAGAGCTTCCGCTACATCCTCGTCGACGAGTTCCAGGACACGAACTACGCCCAGTTCGAGCTCCTCAAGCTCCTCGCCGGCGCAGAACGGAACATCACGGTGTGCGGGGACGACGACCAGTCGATCTACAAGTTCCGCGGCGCGGCGATCAGCAACATCCTCAACTTCCAGGACGAGTACCCCGATGCAGAGCTCGTCGTCCTCACTGAGAACTACCGCTCCACCCAGCAGATCCTCGATGCGGCCTACCGCCTGATCCAGAACAACAACCCCGACCGGCTCGAGGTGAAGAGCGGGATCTCCAAGCGCCTCCGCGCCGTCGCCGGGGAGGGGACCCCGATCGTCCAGCACCACTTCGAGCGGTTGGATGAGGAGTGCGACTTCGTCGCCGAGGAGATCGCACGTCGGGTCAAGGAGGAAGGAAGGACGTACTCGGACTTCGCGATCCTTGTGCGCAGCAACGCCCAGGCCGACCCGTTCCTGCACGCCCTGAACCTCCTCCACATCCCGTGGCACTTCTCCGGGAGCCGCGGCCTGTACGACCGGGAGGAGATACGGACGCTGATCGCCTTCCTCCGCGTCCTCGCCGACCCGCACAACGACCTCTCCTACCACTTTCTCGCCTCCTCGGCGCTGTACTCGGTCCCGGCCGAGGACCTCGCGCTGGCGACGAGCTACGCCCGGAGGAAGAACCGCTCCCTGTACGAGGTGTTCCGGACAGCGAGCAAGAGCCCGACCTTCCTCGACCTCTCCCCTGCCGGGAGGGAGGCGATGGGGCGGCTGGCCGACGACATCGCCGAGATGCTCGGGATCGCGGCCCAGTCCAAGACGGGCGAGGTCCTCTACCGCTACCTGACTGAACGGACCGGCCTGATCGAGCGGCTATCCAACTCGACCGATCCGGCCGACGCCCTCCGCATCCAGAACATCGCGCACTTCTTCCGGATCATCGAGCGGTTCTCCCAGGTGGCGAGCTACGACCGCGTCCCGTGGTTCATCGAGTACCTCGACGCCCTGATCGAGGCGGGTGACAACCCGCCGGTCGGTGAGGCGGAGTGGGACGAGGACGCGGTGAACGTCCTCACCATCCACCAGGCGAAGGGGCTGGAGTTCCCGATCGTCTTCCTCGTCGGGCTCGTCTCCGGAAGGTTCCCATCGGCCCACCGCCGCGATCCGATCCCGCTCCCCGACGCGCTTGTCAAGGACATCCTCACCAGCGCCGACTTTCACCGCCAGGAGGAGCGGCGCCTGTTCTACGTCGGGATGACGCGGGCGAAGGAGGTGCTCTATCTCACGAGCGCTCAGGACTACGGCGGGAAACGGCCGCGCAAGCCGAGCCTGTTCGTCTCCGAGGCGCTCGATCTGCCGCCGATGAAGCTAAAAACGACCAAGGGATCGCCCCTTTCCGCCATCACCCGCCACGGCAAGGGCAAGGCCGAGTCGCCCTCCTTGGTCGACCGGGGGGAGACGATCATCGAACTCAGCCATCAGAAGATCGACGATTACCTCACCTGCCCGCTGAAGTACCGCTACATCCACGTCCTCAAGGTTCCGATCCGCCAACACCACACCGTGATCTACGGCTACGCCATCCACCAGGCGATTCGCCTCTACAACATGAACCGCCTCGCCGGGCGTGAGACCCCGCTCGATCAGCTACAGGAGGCATTCCGTAAGTACTGGCAGGCGGAGGGGTTCCTGACCCGGGCTCACGAGGAGCTCCGGTTCGAGGAGGGGATGGAGGCGCTCGCGGAGTTCCACGCCCATGCGCGCTCGGACGGGGCCCCGGCCCACGTCGAGCGGAGGTTCGCGTTCACCGAAGGCGGGGTGAAGGTCGTCGGCGTGTTCGATCGGATCGACATCGTCGACGGAGAAGGGGTGATCATCGACTACAAGACCTCGCAGATCGCCGACGAGGAGCAGGCGAACAGGCGGACCAAGGAGAGCCGGCAGCTCGCGATCTACGCGCTCGCCTACGAGAAGCTGTTCGGAAAACTCCCGGCCCGGGTGGAACTGCGCTTCCTTACCCCGAAACTGATCATCGGCCGCCACGTCCCGGATGAGAAGACGATCGCCCGCGCCCGCGCCGACATCGCGGCAGCGGAGGAGGGGATCCGCGCCGGCCGGTTCCCGGCTGCTCCCACGTACAACGCTTGCACCTACTGCCCGTTCCGCTCCATCTGTCCGGGGAAGCAGGAGGACTGA